The following are encoded together in the Paraburkholderia sp. BL10I2N1 genome:
- a CDS encoding sugar ABC transporter ATP-binding protein, with translation MSQAPLLEVVDIHKHFTGVYALRGVSLQFERGQIYHLLGENGCGKSTLIKIISGAQPPDQGELVIEGTRHARLSPLEALAAGVETVYQDLSLLPNMSVAENIGLTVELAAHNGRLTRTFDRKVLAKTAARALEAVGLSGDAEFQRTLIEQLPLATRQLVAIARAIASEARFVIMDEPTTSLTQKEVDNLIAVLAKLRAEGVAVLFVSHKLDECFTIGGEVIVLRDGQKMAQGPIANFTKAQISELMTGKHLSTERYRQVAGADAHDVILDVKALGRRNQFADVSFSLYRGEILGVTGLLDSGRNELARALAGVSPADAGTVTLDGDLVRLRTPSDAKAQRIGYVPEDRLNEGLFLDKPIRDNVITAMISTLRDRFAQIDRRRAQELAERTVRDLQIATPDVDKAVQSLSGGNQQRVLIGRWLAIDPRVLILHGPTVGVDVGSKDIIYRIMQRLSEQGIGIILISDDLPELLQNCDRILMMKKGRVAAEYRADELDEAGLYHALLSEAA, from the coding sequence ATGAGTCAGGCACCGCTTCTCGAAGTCGTCGATATTCATAAGCACTTCACCGGCGTGTATGCGCTGCGTGGCGTGAGTCTGCAGTTCGAGCGCGGGCAGATCTACCATCTGCTCGGCGAGAACGGTTGCGGCAAGAGCACGCTGATCAAGATCATCTCGGGTGCGCAGCCGCCCGACCAGGGCGAACTCGTGATCGAAGGCACGCGGCACGCGCGCCTGTCGCCTTTGGAGGCGCTGGCCGCGGGCGTCGAGACGGTCTATCAGGACCTGTCGCTGCTACCCAACATGAGCGTCGCGGAGAACATCGGTTTGACAGTTGAACTCGCCGCGCACAACGGCCGGCTCACACGGACCTTCGATCGCAAGGTGCTCGCGAAGACCGCGGCCCGCGCGCTCGAGGCCGTCGGTTTGTCCGGCGACGCCGAGTTTCAGCGCACATTGATCGAACAGTTGCCGCTCGCGACACGCCAGCTGGTCGCGATCGCGCGAGCGATCGCAAGCGAGGCGCGCTTCGTGATCATGGATGAGCCCACTACGTCGCTGACGCAAAAGGAAGTCGATAACCTGATCGCGGTGCTCGCGAAGCTGCGTGCGGAGGGTGTCGCCGTGCTGTTCGTGAGCCACAAGCTCGACGAGTGCTTTACGATCGGCGGCGAGGTGATCGTGTTGCGCGACGGCCAGAAGATGGCCCAAGGCCCGATCGCCAACTTCACGAAAGCACAGATCAGCGAACTGATGACGGGCAAGCATCTGTCGACCGAGCGGTATCGCCAGGTCGCCGGTGCCGATGCGCATGACGTGATACTCGATGTCAAGGCGCTTGGCCGCCGCAACCAGTTTGCCGATGTGTCGTTTTCCCTGTATCGCGGCGAGATTCTCGGCGTGACCGGCCTGCTCGATTCGGGCCGCAATGAACTGGCGCGCGCGCTGGCGGGCGTGAGTCCCGCGGATGCCGGCACCGTGACGCTCGACGGCGACCTCGTCCGGCTGCGCACGCCGTCCGATGCGAAGGCGCAGCGGATTGGCTATGTACCCGAGGATCGCCTCAACGAAGGCCTGTTTCTCGACAAGCCGATCCGCGACAACGTCATTACCGCAATGATCTCGACATTGCGCGACCGCTTCGCGCAGATCGACCGGCGCCGCGCGCAGGAACTGGCTGAGCGCACGGTCAGGGATCTGCAGATCGCAACGCCCGACGTCGACAAGGCCGTTCAGTCGCTGTCCGGCGGCAACCAGCAGCGCGTGCTGATTGGCCGCTGGCTTGCAATCGATCCGCGCGTCCTGATTCTGCACGGACCAACGGTAGGCGTCGACGTCGGATCGAAGGACATCATTTATCGCATCATGCAGCGTTTGTCGGAGCAGGGTATCGGCATCATTCTGATTAGCGACGACCTGCCCGAACTGCTACAGAACTGCGACCGCATTCTGATGATGAAGAAAGGTCGCGTCGCCGCCGAATATCGCGCCGATGAACTCGACGAGGCCGGTCTGTATCACGCACTTCTTTCCGAGGCCGCCTGA
- a CDS encoding ABC transporter permease, translating into MNESLQSAPHPETAAAVEAIAPSVRKLDMRTRLMRNPEWFTVALIVLTCLIVGAINPRFFQYATLFDLLHSATTMSIFAMGTLVVLASGGIDVSFTAIAALTMYSLTKAVFAWWPDAPFALILLAGAVGGTALGVVNGMLVHRLKAPSLIVTIGTQYLFRGVLLTFVGTQFFMNIPHSMDRFGQLPLFFYTTADGLRAVLPVSVIALVVTALLTWWLLNRTMMGRGVYAIGGSLPIAERLGYNARAIQLFVFGYTGMLAGVAGILHVSTNRLANPFDLVGTELDVIAAVILGGARITGGTGTVMGTLLGVALVTLINSVLILIGVPSTWQKAIIGAFILVAGTLFALGRRG; encoded by the coding sequence ATGAACGAATCCCTTCAATCCGCTCCGCATCCCGAGACGGCAGCCGCAGTGGAGGCCATCGCGCCGAGCGTGCGCAAGCTCGACATGCGCACGCGTCTGATGCGCAATCCCGAATGGTTCACCGTCGCGCTGATCGTGCTGACGTGTCTGATTGTCGGGGCGATCAATCCGCGCTTCTTCCAGTACGCGACGCTGTTCGACCTGCTGCATTCGGCGACCACGATGTCGATCTTCGCGATGGGTACGCTCGTGGTGCTCGCTTCGGGCGGCATCGACGTGTCCTTCACCGCGATTGCCGCGCTGACGATGTATTCGCTGACGAAGGCCGTCTTCGCGTGGTGGCCCGATGCGCCGTTCGCGCTGATCCTGCTTGCCGGTGCAGTGGGTGGCACGGCGCTCGGCGTCGTGAACGGGATGCTGGTGCACCGGCTCAAGGCGCCTTCGCTGATCGTCACGATCGGCACCCAGTACCTGTTTCGCGGCGTATTGCTGACCTTCGTCGGCACGCAGTTCTTCATGAACATTCCGCATAGCATGGACCGGTTCGGCCAGTTGCCGTTGTTCTTCTACACGACTGCCGACGGGCTTCGCGCCGTGCTGCCGGTGTCGGTCATTGCATTGGTCGTGACCGCGTTGCTGACGTGGTGGCTGCTCAACCGCACGATGATGGGCCGCGGCGTGTATGCGATCGGCGGCAGTTTGCCGATTGCGGAGCGGCTTGGCTACAACGCGCGCGCGATCCAGCTGTTCGTATTCGGCTATACGGGCATGCTCGCGGGCGTGGCTGGCATTCTGCATGTATCGACGAACCGGCTCGCGAATCCCTTCGATCTGGTCGGCACCGAACTCGATGTGATTGCTGCCGTGATTCTAGGCGGCGCGCGCATAACCGGCGGCACGGGGACCGTGATGGGCACGTTGCTCGGCGTTGCGCTCGTGACGCTGATCAACAGCGTGCTGATCTTGATTGGCGTGCCGAGTACCTGGCAAAAGGCAATTATCGGCGCCTTCATTCTCGTTGCCGGGACGTTGTTCGCGCTCGGGCGGAGGGGCTGA
- a CDS encoding DeoR/GlpR family DNA-binding transcription regulator produces MAKIDRLRLLADTLKTQGVLHLRDAATLLQVSEMTVRRDIAATPGQFTYLGGYIVSANDVPNAAGYTIEHEKDHFAQAKAEASAIASSLLANDETIFIDCGTTLVTLARLIPADMHLTVVCYSLNVAEVLRRKPNVRMILLGGVYMPSSDSFANEDSVETLRRMGINKAFLSAGGVDEARGVTCWNFHEVAIKQAAMASAVERHLVVDQSKLGKVKAVRFSQLDEFDSIVTELGQTVRKRQPD; encoded by the coding sequence ATGGCAAAAATTGATCGCTTGCGCCTTCTTGCCGATACCTTGAAAACGCAAGGTGTCCTGCATCTGCGCGATGCTGCTACCTTGCTCCAGGTCTCCGAGATGACCGTGCGCCGCGACATTGCCGCAACGCCCGGTCAGTTCACCTATCTGGGCGGCTACATCGTCAGCGCCAACGACGTGCCCAACGCCGCGGGCTACACCATCGAACATGAAAAAGACCACTTTGCGCAGGCAAAGGCGGAAGCGTCCGCTATCGCGTCGAGTCTGCTCGCGAACGACGAGACCATTTTCATCGACTGTGGGACAACGCTCGTCACACTCGCACGTCTGATCCCCGCCGACATGCACCTGACGGTGGTGTGCTATTCGTTGAACGTCGCGGAAGTTTTGCGGCGCAAACCGAACGTACGGATGATATTGCTGGGCGGGGTGTATATGCCGTCGTCGGATTCGTTTGCGAACGAAGACAGCGTCGAGACGTTGCGGCGAATGGGAATCAACAAGGCCTTTCTATCGGCCGGCGGCGTTGACGAGGCGCGTGGCGTGACCTGCTGGAATTTTCACGAAGTGGCTATCAAACAGGCGGCGATGGCAAGCGCCGTCGAACGTCATCTGGTGGTCGATCAGAGCAAACTCGGCAAGGTCAAGGCGGTGCGGTTTTCGCAACTCGATGAGTTCGATTCGATCGTGACCGAACTGGGGCAAACGGTGCGAAAGCGCCAGCCGGATTGA
- a CDS encoding LysR family transcriptional regulator, producing MDTQKVEGLWTHLHWLTVLAEQGSYTAAAARLGVSKAAMSQRIAELERVAGVTLVQRTTRSVRFTEAGQRLVESTRGEYEHIATSFATVREMAGVARGLIRVTAPVAFVRQQLVPKMSAFLRANPEVRVQLEVSDRLSSIATEGFDLAIRHSAQAPETHVAWKLCETHSVIVATRAYLKRRGTPESPADLSSHDCLFYPRALGPGIWSFERKTTRKPDTGPVTVTVNGPLSANNSEALRDAALDDLGIALLPDFTAQTAIRSGKLQVLLPDWRPVGAFAGQLYVVRPYTPHVPRAVALFVTYLRETFADGFSVQ from the coding sequence ATGGATACGCAAAAGGTCGAAGGTCTCTGGACGCACCTGCACTGGTTGACGGTGCTTGCAGAACAGGGGAGCTATACCGCCGCCGCAGCTCGCCTCGGCGTAAGCAAGGCGGCGATGAGCCAGCGCATCGCCGAGCTCGAGCGCGTCGCCGGCGTCACGCTAGTGCAACGCACCACGCGTAGCGTGCGGTTCACCGAAGCCGGACAGCGGCTCGTTGAAAGCACGCGCGGGGAATACGAGCACATTGCGACGAGCTTCGCCACGGTGAGAGAGATGGCGGGCGTCGCACGCGGGTTGATCCGTGTAACGGCGCCGGTTGCATTTGTCCGGCAGCAACTGGTGCCGAAAATGTCGGCATTTCTGCGAGCGAATCCTGAAGTCCGCGTGCAACTCGAAGTGTCCGACCGACTTAGCTCGATTGCTACCGAGGGATTCGATCTGGCGATCAGGCACAGCGCGCAAGCACCCGAAACGCATGTCGCATGGAAGCTTTGCGAAACGCACTCGGTGATCGTCGCGACGCGCGCATACCTCAAGCGACGAGGCACTCCGGAGTCGCCAGCGGATCTGTCGTCTCACGATTGCCTGTTCTACCCTCGCGCTTTAGGCCCGGGGATCTGGTCTTTTGAACGAAAGACAACGCGCAAGCCGGATACCGGACCGGTCACGGTCACGGTGAACGGGCCGCTTTCAGCCAACAACAGTGAGGCCTTGCGAGACGCGGCGCTCGATGACCTGGGTATCGCACTCCTGCCTGATTTTACCGCGCAGACAGCGATTCGATCCGGCAAACTGCAGGTCCTTTTGCCGGATTGGCGTCCGGTCGGCGCCTTTGCCGGGCAACTCTATGTCGTGCGCCCCTACACACCCCACGTGCCGCGTGCGGTAGCACTGTTCGTCACGTATCTTCGCGAAACGTTCGCTGACGGGTTTTCGGTTCAGTAA
- a CDS encoding CoA-acylating methylmalonate-semialdehyde dehydrogenase produces the protein MQAFNDTADVTHFIHGEPVRGSGTRTQPIFNPATGERPRKLLLGEAGDIDAAVASAKAAFPNWSNTPPIRRARVMLRFLELMNRHRDELAAIITAEHGKVFSDAQGEVARGIDVIEFACGIPQLLKGDYTEQVSTGMDNWTVRQALGVVAGITPFNFPCMVPCWMFPVAIAAGNAFILKPSERDPSASLFMAKLLKEAGLPDGVFNVVQGDKVVVDALLAHPDVKAVSFVGSTPIANYIYETGAKNGKRVQALGGAKNHMVVMPDADLDQAVDALVGAGYGSAGERCMAISVAVLVGDVADRIIPRLAERARNLVVKNGMEPDAEMGPIVTRQALERIEGYIAAGVDEGATLVVDGRGLKVKGHEDGFFTGGTLFDNVTPDMRIYKEEIFGPVLACVRVRDFTEAVDLINAHEFGNGVACYTRDGHIAREFGRRIEVGMVGINVPIPVPMAWHGFGGWKRSLFGDTHAYGEEGVRFYTKQKSIMQRWSESTEKGAEFAMPTAR, from the coding sequence ATGCAAGCGTTTAACGATACTGCCGATGTGACCCATTTCATTCATGGTGAACCTGTCCGTGGCTCGGGTACGCGTACCCAGCCCATCTTTAACCCCGCAACGGGTGAGCGTCCTCGCAAGCTCTTGCTAGGCGAGGCAGGCGACATCGACGCGGCGGTGGCCAGTGCGAAGGCCGCCTTCCCGAATTGGAGCAATACGCCGCCGATTCGTCGTGCGCGCGTGATGTTGCGATTCCTCGAACTGATGAACAGACACCGCGACGAACTTGCCGCGATCATTACGGCCGAACATGGGAAGGTATTTTCCGACGCGCAAGGTGAAGTTGCGCGCGGCATCGATGTGATCGAATTCGCTTGTGGCATTCCGCAATTGCTGAAGGGTGACTATACCGAGCAGGTTTCTACCGGGATGGACAACTGGACGGTTCGTCAGGCATTGGGTGTCGTAGCGGGTATCACGCCATTCAACTTTCCTTGCATGGTGCCGTGCTGGATGTTCCCCGTTGCGATCGCCGCCGGCAACGCGTTCATCCTGAAGCCGAGCGAACGTGACCCGTCCGCTTCGTTGTTCATGGCGAAGCTGCTCAAGGAAGCGGGCCTGCCTGATGGCGTTTTCAATGTGGTTCAGGGCGACAAGGTCGTCGTCGACGCGCTCCTCGCCCATCCGGACGTCAAGGCGGTCAGCTTCGTGGGTTCGACGCCGATTGCCAACTATATTTACGAGACCGGCGCAAAGAATGGCAAGCGCGTGCAGGCACTCGGCGGCGCGAAAAACCATATGGTCGTCATGCCGGACGCGGACCTCGACCAGGCTGTCGATGCACTCGTGGGCGCCGGATATGGCTCCGCCGGAGAACGCTGCATGGCGATCTCGGTTGCAGTGCTTGTCGGCGACGTCGCCGACAGGATCATTCCGCGACTGGCCGAACGCGCTCGCAACCTGGTCGTGAAGAACGGCATGGAACCCGATGCGGAAATGGGGCCCATCGTCACCCGGCAGGCTCTCGAGCGTATCGAGGGGTACATCGCCGCGGGCGTCGATGAGGGTGCGACACTGGTGGTGGACGGTCGAGGTCTGAAGGTCAAGGGGCATGAGGACGGGTTCTTCACCGGAGGCACGCTGTTCGACAACGTGACGCCAGATATGCGCATCTACAAGGAAGAGATCTTCGGGCCGGTTCTCGCCTGCGTTCGCGTCAGGGATTTCACCGAAGCTGTCGATCTGATCAATGCGCACGAGTTCGGCAACGGTGTCGCGTGCTATACGCGCGACGGTCATATTGCGCGTGAATTCGGTCGTCGAATCGAAGTGGGTATGGTCGGTATCAACGTGCCAATTCCGGTGCCGATGGCCTGGCATGGCTTCGGTGGCTGGAAGCGCAGCCTGTTCGGCGACACGCATGCGTACGGTGAAGAAGGTGTTCGCTTCTATACGAAGCAGAAGTCGATCATGCAGCGTTGGTCGGAAAGTACCGAAAAGGGCGCTGAATTCGCCATGCCAACCGCCAGGTAA
- a CDS encoding LysR family transcriptional regulator, with translation MDLRDLKVFAAVAEAGVVTRAATQLNTVQSNVTARLRALEQELGVPLFVRHSRGMSLTAAGMHLQPYAIRILALVDEAKNAVCDNGEPKGVLRLGSMETTAAVRMPSLLISFTKRFSLIDVNFYTGTTGELVRDVLDRKLDGAFVAGPVAHRDLESAVAFEEELAIATSNRVRSLDDLIASSEELRILVFRQGCIYRRRLEALLGKRGVANMKILEFGTLEGILGCVSAGLGITLLPTSVVKPGAGLACHALTTDEARIETVFISRAGSHAHSPVAHFRRHVEERTAALHAIAARPCRLVAIT, from the coding sequence ATGGACCTGCGCGATCTGAAGGTTTTTGCGGCAGTGGCAGAAGCAGGTGTGGTGACACGCGCAGCGACGCAACTGAATACGGTGCAGTCGAATGTCACGGCGAGACTTCGTGCGCTCGAACAGGAACTGGGTGTTCCGCTCTTTGTCAGGCACAGCCGCGGCATGTCGCTCACTGCGGCCGGCATGCATCTGCAGCCCTATGCGATAAGGATTCTCGCGTTGGTCGATGAGGCGAAGAACGCCGTTTGCGACAACGGCGAGCCCAAAGGCGTACTCCGTTTGGGATCGATGGAAACGACGGCCGCAGTCCGAATGCCCTCGTTGTTGATCAGTTTCACTAAACGTTTTTCGTTGATCGATGTCAATTTTTATACTGGAACGACAGGGGAACTGGTGCGGGATGTTCTTGACCGCAAGCTCGACGGCGCCTTTGTAGCAGGCCCTGTTGCGCACCGTGATCTGGAGTCAGCGGTCGCGTTCGAAGAAGAACTCGCCATTGCGACGTCGAATCGCGTGAGATCTCTGGACGATCTTATTGCGTCCTCTGAAGAGCTGCGCATCCTTGTCTTTCGCCAGGGTTGTATTTACCGACGACGGCTCGAAGCGCTTCTGGGCAAGCGCGGTGTGGCAAACATGAAGATCCTGGAGTTCGGCACGCTGGAAGGTATTTTGGGCTGCGTCTCCGCGGGCCTCGGTATAACGCTGCTACCCACGTCGGTGGTGAAACCCGGCGCCGGCCTCGCCTGCCACGCGTTGACCACCGACGAGGCACGTATCGAAACCGTCTTCATTTCTCGCGCCGGCAGCCACGCCCATTCCCCGGTCGCGCACTTCCGGCGACACGTCGAGGAGCGCACTGCCGCGCTTCATGCAATCGCCGCCAGGCCCTGCAGGCTCGTGGCCATAACGTGA